Sequence from the Notolabrus celidotus isolate fNotCel1 chromosome 14, fNotCel1.pri, whole genome shotgun sequence genome:
TCTTCTGCTGAAATCAGTCTTATCACACTCTCAGTTTGAGCGCTGTCCATAGGTTAACTCGATCTAACTCAGCTGTTAttactcacattaaactgaacatttaaagCACAAGGTGAACAGGTCTGCATGAATCAGTCTCAATCAGTGCAGCACCTTTGAGTTTGTCTGTCTTGTTCCTGTCAGAGTCTGTCAGAGTCCCTAAACACTGCTGTATCCTGCACCATTAAGTCTTTACTTTGTGTGGTGTCTTCAGTTTTGGAGAtttctctgttctctcttttaCGTTTttatcttctcctctcttctgctaCAGAGTATTCACCAATCAGAAAAAGCAAAATATTATAACATCACGGCACTAAACTAATGCTCGACATTTTGAACAGCTGCTACCAGCCAGGggaaagagtgtgtgtctgttatgGTCATGTCAGACTGTTCCTGCAAGCCAATCACATCTCTGTCAGTAGGTAGAGGGGAACTCTAATGGACCTGCAGTTTGATAACTGCTGCCACAGGCTGATCCACTCCAGCAGTGTAAATATaggcttttaaaaaaggcagctAGCCTGGGGTTGTAAAAATTGGAGTCTGTCAGGAAGTAAAGAAACATTGTCAGATCTAGCCTTTGTGTTGGTGTTAAACAGTGTCCCCTTTCTATCTGCATTTGATACTTGTATTCTAAAAGGAGCTTTTAAAtaagggagacagacagaccaccagagtgccctcttcctgatctccggggacttcaaccatttattttctacatagcttattctgtcttctgtacttttgttatcattattttcattgtatgtatatcttattaattacttcttctattaatattatttgatattcttaattattgtttataggagcaactttaatgactgaatttatataataaatataaataaagtattcatACAATGAATCAATTATTTCTGAAATGTCACCCTTATTATTAGGAAAGCAACATAGTAAATGAATTAAATGTCAAATTACTGCAACAGATGTTCAAACTGCATCATCCAAGCGCTCAGGGTAAAAACACCAACAATAACAATGCAACTTCCGGTtaggattttcaaaataagacatcGTGTTTCACTAATCCTGTACATTCCATTTAATCAACATTCGCGTCAAAATAATTAATCGAATGCGCTTTTCTGATGTTTAATACATCAAGGAATCACAGGGGGAACTCAACTGAGTCGAAAACATTGAAGATATTAGCATGGGGGTGTTCAGGAGGTGAGTTAATCTGTCGCTTGAGCACGCTGTCATCGAGAGTTCACAGCTTAGAGATACAATATGACTTAAGgttaccttttctttttccttgtctCGCTTTGTGAATGAATTCGTGATAATATAAAGTCAAGGTATTCGTGACAACAGCCAGCTAGATGAAAGTCTCgtgttttattcattattagAGCATTACAGCCTCCTACTTCCGGTattgtctctgcctctctgcagaAACTGCAGCATCCCGAACATCTGGGGAAGACTGTCTACGAGCATCACAAAACTGCACACCAAGGATCAGAAACTCACCGGTTAGTGAGTCCAGGAGCGGACAGCAGTCTCTCAAACTCCGCTGTGAGAGTTAATTCATCCACCGGCTCGAATCGAAACGTGGATGTTGCTCTGTGCGTCGTGTTGtaggaggatggatggatgaagggagggagggaggaagggggaggcATTCCCTGCGTTATGATTGGACTCGTGGAGGTGGCGCGTACTATGGGCCGGGCCTGACGAAAGGAGGGCTCGAGGTGGCTGCATGGGTTACTCTGTGTCACAAGGAGCCAGAGGCAGTCATCTCTTACTTTACAGACACGCACACAACGACACAAACGTATTGATTGCTGTGAAGcagattaattatttattcaatgttttgggtggaaaaacaaaggcCTATTGTGGCCAGttgtagaatagaatagaatagaatagaatgtactttattaatccccaatTCAGGTGTccggcagataaaattataaaaatcacataaaacaagtaattcaggtgtctgtcagcttaTCTCCCATTGGCTTGAGAGTTATGAAGCGTAATGCAGGTGGCcctgcaaatcacaacggcaattcagaaaacacaacgacaattCTGAAAACACTACGgtaatcagaaaacacaatggcaatcagaaaacactacggcaagtcagaaaacactacggtaatcagaaaacactacagcaattctgAAAACACTACGGTAATCAGAAAACAACGGcaagtcagaaaacactacggtaatcagaaaacactacagtaatcaaaaaacactacggcaattcaggaAACACTACGGCAAGTCAGGAAACACtacgacattaaccaaaccggaagaagtaggtaccctaGGGGGACATGACTCGTTGCTGATTGGACTTgctttctgaattgccgttgtgataTGCACTTCAGGGCCATCGTACttatggctgcagggatgaatgattttttgCATATCTCAGTCCTACAACGTAGAGAGATGAGCTGTCCACtgccgctgtttctctggtccacaaagaagttgtgaagtggatgatctgtgtaatttagaacgGCCTCTAGCAAGATAATTGGTACAATGAGGAAGATCATAATCAAGATGACCCCTAAGGCAGAATTTCTGGATTGGAATCTTTAATTTCCTTTCAAAAGTTCTTGAAGGGTTGAGATTAAAGCTGATCCTGTATTGATCATTTTTGGGGTGTCGGGGGGGGGGCTCAGGAATCTCCAAGTCGCTAAACAATGTCTTTTTTCTTATGGGCTGCTTACTGCTAAGAAACTGATTTTAGAAGAAGAAAGACTCTCAAATTCATTCAGAGAGAATTAGATTTattcttaaaaacagacttgagaaGTTCTTATTCTACTGTTAACTTGATGCTCTGATGAAGACAGTTTTGCCTGATGTTAAGGAATGAATAATCCGATTCAGTGATACTTTAGATTGTGAGATCAGGCCTTTGAATTGTACTGTTCTATGAAAATGGAATGTCTATGTGGATGCTTTGAGGAGATATTTTTttccttaataaacatattgaaacacaagatgactcctaagtaGACACACATCCACATTTTACTCATTCTAAGAAGTTGATTTCAGGTGTTTCCTCAAAATCTCAACAGAACGTCAGATGGCCACAACTCGTCAGACTTGCAGAACCACATAACGAACTTAGAATAGTCTTGACTTTCCTCATTTGTGTTGCATGACATGCCCTGTCCTACCAGAGCAACCTGCTGTTTTACTTTCTATGGCTAACAATTTACAAGTgagcagaggggaaaaaaataggTACTTCAACATTTTGTAATGAGGATTTGGATCTGCTTAACAAGCATGGTGTGTGGTTTACTATGAGGGACACAGCATGATATAAAACTGGTAAAACAACATCATAAGAACACCCCGAATAAACAGACCACTCACCTGGTGGGTGCCAAACTGGCACAAAGTTGCATTGTTTAGACAACATTAAGAGCCTTATTTCAAAATTCAAACCCCCTCATATGTATGTTAATATGTGCCTGCttctatacacacacatgggATTTGTTGAGGGCAGAGAGCGCACATGTGATCCAGATTTTCTTGGGCtatatggggggggggggggggggggatttgtACCAGCAACCCTGTGATTGCATACCATAAGGCAAAGGCAACACAGTTTATCTCCTGAAGGAATTCGTTGATTTCTGGATCGTCTCTACCTTTGTAGTATGTGtctgtgcttctttttttactctACTGTTGCATTGTACAGACCTAACAAACCATGGGTATAAAACGGTGCCCCCGACAGTGAGATGAGTCACcctgcagagtctgcagaggcagtgtgaaagacacagagagatggCACACTTTGACAGAACAATAGGATGGTAAAATGAGGCCTCCTTTCCAATTTGCTTTCCTCAAACTCCAAATATTCCTTCACTCCTGGCTCTTAATCATGTGATCACTTTTATCTGACAATGCATTGTTCATGACATCTTGCATGttttagcacctttcatatcGAAGCCGATGACGCAAGCAGATTCTTTCCAGTTCTTAAATGATGCGCCATCTGTTTTTCAGCTGTGCTGCAGAAATCATCACAGCTTTATTTCTCATTATAGGCAGCATCCTCTATCTGTAGCGGAGAATGTTAGacatattttataatatttaagCAATATAACATTTCTATTTTACTGAAAAAATTACAGTCTTTTCATCTATGGGGACATGCAATTATTATCTATTACATGCTGCACCTAAATCTTATCTTATGGAGATCTTCTCTACCTTTTATTGAGGCCTGCAACCTTCTGATTAATTGCTCTCAGTGAGTTCTTTAACCGTCTCCAGCTCAGTTTCTTCTCCACCGTCCTTGAAAACCTCTCTAGGCAACTTTTAGATGAGCTAGATAAAAGCATTATGTTTTTGATTTCTAATCTGGCCTTCACTTGAAGTACTCCACTGAGAATGCTTCTCTCAGAGTCACAGATGAAATCTGAATACAGGTTGACTTCGAGGAGAGCAGAATGTTGATTCGTATGAGTCCTGTATGTTATACCGTCTGATGTTCTTGCACATTACTTTCTCTCAAACTTGGATTAATGTCAAAATTTAAGGACCTAAGAAAAGTGTATTGGATTATTCTAAACTACATGACTTCTAAAACAAAATGCAGAAACATAAGGACCTTGTAAACTATACACAAGGACTCAAAAACTGACCCgacaaagtcaacaaataacatgAAATTGCTTTTACAGGAAATTATTAGttctttaaaataagaaattaaagATTTTGGCATGTAAAATGTTTTGATGAAGGATTAAGGACTAATATAGATGTAAAGTGCATAACTGCAGTATAAGGTCTATAAGTCATTAGGATTAGCCTACAGTAATGAGGAAGTCTGGTGTTGAAGTGGACCTTTGTGGAAgggtttcatgttttgttttgttttgttttgttttgttttgttatttaatttaatttaattcaatttaatttgatttaatttggtttatgttattttatgttatgttatgttatgttatgttatgttattttattttattttattttattttatttcagtaaattatattttaaaatgagaggAAATAGCGGCAGATGGGAGCATGCTCATGGTCAAATCATCACCGAAACAACCTGTTACTTGGTCCCATAATAGCTAGGGATAAAGTGTGAAAGTCCagtatttgttctttttaaataactttaacaTGAGGGTTAGTTTTGTGTGGTCAAAGCGACCTACCCATGTTTTCTATGGTCGCACCTGAGGTCAGGGTTCACCTGTTTCAGCTTTAATAGCAGAGACGCGCGTGGAGCGACACTCAGTGGTTGTAACAGTGAACCACAGCAGAGTGAAAAACGCGCGGTTGTGTAGTTTGTCCCATGCGGCTCCCTGTAGATGATCGGTGCTGTCATGTCTGCTTCCTTCATGGTAAGTTACCCTTCAAATAAGACTTACTCCTTCTCTTACCAGATAAATCAGATCGATTCCATCACCTCCTGTTAAACGGTTTGATAAAGCATGTTATTTACCCTCTTTTATAGTAGTTCAAAGGCTTTAAACGCGTTGTGCTGCTAGTATTCTGCTAACATGAGTGAACCTGCTAATGCAGCACATTACTCAGAGCTATTTTCCTCTGTTTTGTGAACTGTACtgtaataatgaataataaatacagaTCTGAATGTACGAACAAATACATATGCCACTGGTtgagagaaaaaatgaagagaataagaaaaaatgtaaacagatggaGGAGTAACAGAAAGGGATCATCAGTTTAGATGATTATATTGTTTACAAATGCAGTATAAATACATCGATATATTATGTCCTGACTCCTGCAATACACAAACTATTGATATTTTGAGTAAAAAGTAATACCTCACTGTACACTATTTCCTTTCAATTTCACTCATTGCTTCACTACTTCCTGACTCCTCACAGTGATGCTAATAACATTAATCCTTGCATTTTATATTCTTTGGTTAATCTGATATTGTGATATCTTTTGATACAATCTTCTTGCAGTTTATCTATTACCCAGAATCACTGTGTCATGATATTATTGCTACCTTGGTCAATTTATTAAGAATCACTTTAGTTTGatcatattgtatcctatcttatcgtaACATGAGTTATCCTGCGATTCCCGTTATATGAACAGAGGCATGCATAACTACAAGTATGTGCAagtcttttctgtgtctgttgttgttttttattcctgttcATAAAAAAGTCTGATGCCTGCTGAGAGAAAAACTTGTGTTTCGTACACCTCATCACATtattctgtctcttcctctctctctccagtctcTGCACAGATGTTACCAGCGGTCGGCTCTCCTCTTCGCTGCCAGGCGACTGCTGAGCTCCAGCTCTGTGTCTGCACCTCCTCTGCACAGGAGACTGCTCCTCTACCTCACCCAGCGTTTCTATGACGTAGAGATGGTCTTGAGCTGGAGGTCTCAAAGGAAGAGGATGGGGATTGACAAGAAGAATGCGTAAGAAAATGTTTAGTATTAGTAAGCATCTTGAAATAACAGAAGGGTGCTTTAAGTCCATTTCAGATCTATTGTATAACAGCAACATATTTCCCACTGATTTTCTCCCCTTCTTTTAAAGTTATTATGGCTACACTGAGAAGTATCATGGGCCGGACTTAGCAGCAGCTTTTTACATCCTGAGTATGAAAGGTGGTTTCAGGTAGGTAGCTTGTTCCCTTCCCTCTTTACCGTTTTTAATCTGGTGAACTGACCACATTCATAAAGCGCCTCTCTAAGTCTTCTGACtgatttgtgttgtgttgtgtcctcAGGTATGTTGGCCAGTCAGAGTGGTTCCACACAGACCGCAGAGGCAAGTTCAACTGGGACTTCTTGagtcacaaagacacacaactACAAGACATAAACATGAGCCACACACTTATCAACTACAGAGGACTGGAGAACCTGGGTAAGGACCTTAAACTCAgctttttaaattttgttttgtctttcaatCTTTCATTTTGTGATCATTAGGATGTAAGTTAAGTGTTTTTGATCTGCTTTTTCCTCCGTTAGAGGGGCAGCGATCTTTGCGGACACTATCGTTACAAGGATGTCTTGAGGTGGACGACTGGTTCCTCGCCAGGCTCCACATCTTCCAGGACTCTCTTGAGGAACTTGACATCTCCCACTGTCCTCGCATCACTTCAGGTGGCCTGGCTGGACTCAGGAATCTCAAGTAATTATCCCAACCCTCACAATGTTGCCTGTTTATCATAACTCAGACACAGCTGATACATCATGCTCCTCCATTCATGTGTCTTTATGTACAGGGGACTGAAGCGACTGGATGTGTCATCCCTCCCTAACATATCCTCTCCTGGGTTGGTGGTTATCCTGCTGGAGGAGATGTTACCACAGTGCCAGATCACAGCAAATGGTTATAACTTCAGCCTGAGACGGGAGGGTGAAGTTGAAAGAGAGGAACACATGCAGGGGCAGAGGTAGGGAATGGAAGACTCAAGGGACTCATTTGGAAAAGAATAATCCTCAGAGGAGCAGGTTATCGGATCACTGTGGTCTGAAATAAAAGACAATGATGGAGCAACAAACCTCCAGAGAAAACATCTGGCATAAGAAGAGAGGACGTGAAAATTCAGAGTttcttagttttagttttaaccAAGCCAGTTTGGTTACGACTGACTTCAGCACAGGATTTGACACAGATGACCTGCCTGGACTGACCCGGTTTTGGATTTTATTAGAGACTAGAAACCTAAAATAAAGCATTCACcctggtcgcatgcacacagtcacaagcacagaagaaaaaaattatctttcttttctttttctgcaagaataaattgcattaatatttgacagtttgtgacaaacatgacacaaaccagaaatatatatgcagacaagagaaaagagaagaaaaagaaaaaaaaaagaaaagaaaaaaaaaaaaaaaagcattcacccattcacacattGCTGGCACAGCACCGGGGGCAGTTCGGGGTTAAGTGTCttacccaaggacacttcggtaTGTGGACACGAGACTGGGGATCTAACCCCACAGCTGCACCAAGTAATTTAAACAATGTGATAATTAGTGAACTTGCTGAAGTGTATTTATGATCGTAAATGTGCTGAATAAAGAGATATTGTCAAATACCATCATTATTGAAGATATTCCCCTTTACCTGTGAATCCATACATCATATTTATAAAATGGTAAGGCTGTAGCAACACCACcataatgtgtctgtgtttttaatcttcCCTTTGGAAGCTTATGTGAGAAAACTAAAGCCCATAATCCAGTGTGAGCTGTGTGCTGCAGATCCAACCGTAGGTGGATGGAGACAGTGGAAAGAAAGGGGGACAAGCAGGAATACTTTTGTAtcttgaagctcctgtgaagaactttatgttgtttttggtgccccctgtggacagagtggtaagtattttctctttgttgattttgtccagtaaatttaaagtaatatttttgCACAAAAATGTCCTCCTGCTTTTTAATAATCAAACAAATCACTCACTGGGAATCTTTTGCTGTGGAATAAGCAACATAAAGCTACTTTTAAGTCGCCTGCCTTTTCAATCTAATCAGTCTATAACATGttggtttgtttgattgtgtagATCAttaagaggcatcaatattaatttaagTCAGTTTCATCTCCAGCTAAAATatcctcacaggacctttaagGTTTTCATCTTCAATAATTTGTTGGACTGTTTTATGTGCTTTACTCTGTATTTTGTGTAGAATTGCCTATATAAAACGTCTTTAATTACTTGTTTCTcatttaactatttttaaataGTCATGggacatttaaaatcatttttagtCGTTAGATTTGGAGTTGGAACTATTACGCCGTGTGAAAAGCCCGGACCGTATTTCTGACGGACAACAACAAGACCTCCCAGCCGGTTGATATCCGTGTTGAGAATTCAAGTCGTTACTTCGTAAAATCTGGGATTCATACCGCTTGTCACTCGAACCTTTGAGGTTGAAGTGTTTCAGTAGACGGATAAATGTCTGATGCATCAGGTAGGAAGTCTGTCTGAAGTGAATATCGAgttaaaactttaaataatgAGTCTATGCTAACCCGCGCTAGCTAGGCTGGTTAGCTACATCTGCAACATCACATTCACAAACAG
This genomic interval carries:
- the si:ch1073-228b5.2 gene encoding distal membrane-arm assembly complex protein 2 gives rise to the protein MIGAVMSASFMSLHRCYQRSALLFAARRLLSSSSVSAPPLHRRLLLYLTQRFYDVEMVLSWRSQRKRMGIDKKNAYYGYTEKYHGPDLAAAFYILSMKGGFRYVGQSEWFHTDRRGKFNWDFLSHKDTQLQDINMSHTLINYRGLENLEGQRSLRTLSLQGCLEVDDWFLARLHIFQDSLEELDISHCPRITSGGLAGLRNLKGLKRLDVSSLPNISSPGLVVILLEEMLPQCQITANGYNFSLRREGEVEREEHMQGQR